CAAGCGTTATACTTGTGACTCGATAATCGCTTTGCTAGAATTGTAATTGGATTAAGTTTAGAATGATTATAATCTAGAGTTTCCATTGCGGAAACGCATAGAGCATATAGTGAAAATCGATTAGGTTCATGCCTTGTTCACAAAATCGCAGGCATAATCGAATGAAAAAGTGGTATACTTAGGGAAATGAAATATTGAACGCGAAAGGTGTTTTAAACCCATGCATACACTCGTAGTCGGGGTCAATTACCGTTCAGCGCCTGTATCCATTCGTGAGAAGCTGTCGTTCATCGAAAGCGAGCTTCCGCAAGCGATGCAAGCCCTGCAACAACAAAAAAGCATATTGGAGAATGTCATCGTATCGACATGCAACCGGACGGAGATTTATGCCGTTGTGGACCAATTGCATACCGGTCGTTTTTACGTGAAGCAATTTTTGGCTTCCTATTTCGATATTCCGATGGAGCAGTTCTCCCAGTATTTGTTCCTTCATGAACAGGACGAAGCGATTGATCATTTGTTCCGTGTCACTGCCGGCATCGATTCGATGGTCCTTGGCGAGACGCAAATTCTCGGTCAAGTGAAATCCAGTTTCCTCGCAGGACAGGAAATCGGCACAACTGGAACTGTCTTCAATCAATTGTTCAAGCAAGCGGTGACGCTAGCGAAGCGTGCGCATAACGAAACAGCAATTGGCGAGAATGCCGTATCAGTTTCTTATGCAGCGGTCGAGCTTGGCAAGAAAATCTTCGGTTCATTGAAGAACAAACATGTTGTCATTCTAGGTGCAGGCAAAATGGGCGAACTCGCCATCAAGAACCTGCAAGGCAGCGGGGCAGACCGCATTACAGTCATCAACCGCACCTTTGAGAAAGCAGAAGTGCTCGCCGACAAATTCGGCGGAACGGCAAAACCATTAAACCAATTGCAATGCGCATTACTGGAAGCGGATATCCTCATTTCCTCTACCGGTTCGACAGATTTCGTGATTGATTTGGAATTGATGCAGTTTGTCGAGAAGCTTAGAAAAGGCAAACCTTTGTTCATGGTTGATATCGCAGTACCGCGTGATATGGATCCGCGCATCGGTGACCTGCAAAATGTTTTCCTCTATGACATCGATGATATGCAAGGCATCGTTGAAGCAAATCTTGCAGAACGCGAACGGGCGGCGAAGCAAATTGCCGTCATGATCACACAAGAAGCAGAGCAATTTAACGACTGGCTCGGCACACTTGGCGTTGTACCGGTTATTTCGGCATTGCGTGAAAAAGCGCTCGGGATCCAGGCAGAAACGATGGAAAGCATCGAGAACAAAATGCCGGATTTGACGGACCGCGAGAAAAAGATTCTCAATAAGCATACGAAATCCATCATCAACCAATTGTTGAAAGAGCCGATTTTGCAAGCTAAGGAAATGGGAACAGCGAAAAAATCACGCGAGCAGCTTGAGATGTTCATGCAGATTTTTGGCATCGAAGAAGAAGTCGAAGAACAGCGTGAAAAACAAGCACTTGCGACGCGTCAAAAAGCGGAGCGAGCACGCCTTGAAAAGCAACAGGAATCGCTCCAAGCACAGGAAAATCCAGGCTACACTGTCTAAACACATCTTCAACTGGCATGGGTTTTCATCTCCATCGCTGTAAATGACCCGCTCATGCCGCGAATGCGGGACAGGGCTATCTTATAATGAGGCGTTTTCGAATCTATATGTTAAAATATAGAGGCGAAACGCCTTTAATTATGGAAACGAAGGGGAATAGGATGGCTGATATAACAATGGCAAGGCTGCACGAAGCTATGGTTATACTATATGCTATCAGCCTTGTCTTTTATTTTGTCGATTATTTATATACTACGAAAAAAGCTATCCGCGTCGCCATGTCACTTCTTGGGGCCGTATGGTTATTGCAGACCGTGTTTCTAGTGCTGTATATCGTCGAGACGCAGCGCTTCCCGGTACTGACTTTGTTTGAAGGCATTTATTTTTATGCGTGGCTATTGGTTACGCTATCGCTCGTCTTGCGGATTTTTTACCGTTTCGACTTTGCGGTATTCTTGATCAATATTATCGGATTCATCTTTATGGTTATCCACACATTTGCGCCGGTGCAAATCGAACGGTCGCCGGTCGGGGAGGCATTGGTGTCGGAGTTATTGTTCATCCACATCACCTTCGCCATCTTGTCTTATGCTGCATTTTCATTGTCATTCGTCTTTTCCGCATTGCATTTACTATTGTATCGGCTATTGAAGCAAAAGAAATGGACCAAGCAGTGGAGCAGCTTGCCGTCACTCGGGCAGACCGAGCAAGGCATGACGATCTCTATTTTAATTGGGATTCCGATGCTGTTTGTGTCGCTAGTGCTTGGATTTCAATGGGCTATCGTATCGCTAGAAGAGTTTTCTTTGTTAGATGTCAAAATTGTGGGTTCGTTCGTTCTGCTGATTGTCTATAGCTTCATTTTATGGCGCCATCGCAGAGGGAATTTGAATGGCATGAATTATGCCTGGGCTCATCTATATGCGTTTTTGTTATTGCTGCTTAATTTCTTTTTCGGCAGCCGGTTATCGGAATTTCATTTTTGGTATTAATAGAAAGGTAGGATTCAGTTGAGAAAAATCATTGTAGGGTCAAGAAGAAGTAAACTTGCGTTGACGCAAACCAATCAATTTATCGACAAAATGAAAGCGGCAGGTGCGCCGTTCGAGTTCGAAATCAAAGAAATCGTCACAAAAGGCGACCGCATCCTGGATGTGCAATTATCAAAAGTCGGAGGCAAAGGGCTGTTTGTTAAAGAAATCGAAGAAGCGCTCTATGCCAAAGAAATTGATTTTGCCGTCCACAGCATGAAAGATATGCCAGCCGTTCTTCCTGAAGGGTTAACGATTGGCTGTATTCCCGACCGAGAAGACCCACGCGATGCGTTTATCTCGAATGACCACGTAAAATTGATGGATTTGCCAGTCGGTGCAGTTGTAGGCACAAGCAGCTTGCGACGCAGCTCACAGCTTCTGTTGTTGCGCCCGGACCTTGATGTCCAGTGGATCCGTGGCAATATCGATACACGCCTCTCGAAGCTCCATGCAGGCGATTTCGATGCCATTATCCTGGCAGCAGCCGGCCTGAAACGTATGGGCTGGGGCGATGATATCGTTACCGAATTCATGAAAACAGAAGATTGTCTGCCAGCAATCGGCCAAGGAGCACTCGCTATTGAATGCCGCGAAGGCGACGAAGAGCTTCTAGCAGAATTGGCGAAAATAACGGATAAAGAAACAGAGCTTGCCGTAACGGCAGAACGTAAATTCCTAAAAGACATGAATGGCAGCTGCCAAGTGCCGATTGCAGGATATGCGACAGTCTCTGGAGATGAAGTTTCTTTTACTGGATTGATTTCTTCTCCTGAAGCTGACCAAGTGTACAAAGAATCCGCAGCAGGCAAAGACCCGGTTGAAGCGGGACGCATTGTGGCTGAAAAAATCAGTGCTCAAGGCGGCTATGATTTGATTCAACGCGTCATTGCCGAGAGCAATGTATAAGAAAAAACCGGTCATCATTTTTACCGGCAGCCGCCTGCCGAAAGAAGCGGCGGAACTGGCCCAGCAGATAGGGGCGCAAGTAGAGTATTTTCCGCTGATCGAAACGGTGCTGCGAGATACTTCAGCACCTGATTTCGGCCGTTACGGCTGGCTCATTTTCACGAGCCGCAACAGCGCGGAGGCATTTTGCAAGCTGCGCCCTAAAACCTCAGCGAAAATTGCGGCTGTCGGCGACAAGACCGCTGAAATGCTTGAAGCGAACGGCTATTCAGTCGACTTCATCCCAACAACGTTCAGTGCCGATGTTTTTGTTCGGGAATTCCCGGACATCGCCGGCAAGGAACGCTGTTTGTTTGTCAGGGGCGCTCTTGCGAAAGACACGATCTTGTCGATGTCTCTTGAAATCGATGAATGGACCGTTTACGACACGGTCAAAAAACACAGCAATGCACAAGCGCTCGCTGAAATGTCCGATGTCACGATTATTTTCGCCAGCCCGTCGGCAGTTGCTGCTTATACGGAGGCCGGAGGAAATTTTAAGGGCATTCGGACTGCTGCGATCGGCCATATTACTGAAAGAGCCATAGTGGAAGCGGGAGGAGACGTTGATTTCCGCCCGGAAACCTATACGTATCTTGAAATCATCCAGTCAATAGCGAAAGGAAGTTGCAGTTTATGAAAGACTTGAAATTCGATCGCCATCGCCGTTTGCGCGGTTCTGCCAATCTTCGTGCCATGGTCCGTGAAACCTCAATTCAAAAAGAGGATTTCATTTACCCGATTTTTGTCGTAGAAGGCGAAGAATATAAAAAAGAAATTTCTTCTATGCCAGGCGTCTACCACTACTCGATTGATCGCCTTGGCGAAGAGTTGGACGAAGTGGTCGAGCTCGGCATTCCGTCCGTTATTCTTTTCGGTGTGCCGAAAGATAAAGACCCGGTTGGTTCACAAGCGTATCATGACCACGCGATCACACAAGAAGCGATCCGTTTTGCGAAACAGCGCCACCCGGAACTCGTCGTCATTGCTGATACGTGCTTGTGCCAATATACAGATCACGGCCATTGCGGTGTGATCGAAGACGGCGTTATCTTGAACGATGAGTCGCTTGATCTATTGGCTCGCACGGCTGTGTCTCAAGCGAAAGCTGGGGCAGATATCATTGCGCCGTCGAATATGATGGACGGCTTTGTAGCAGCGATTCGCTACGGCCTGGATGAAGCTGGATTCAGCCATATTCCAATCATGTCATATGGTGTGAAATACGCCTCTGCATACTACGGGCCATTCCGTGAGGCAGCCCATTCAACGCCTCAATTCGGCGACCGCAAAACTTACCAGATGGATCCGGCCAACCGCATGGAAGCACTTCGCGAGGCATCATCCGATGTCAATGAAGGCGCAGATTTCATGATCGTTAAACCGGCACTGTCTTATCTTGATATTATTCGTGAAGTCCGCGATAACTTCGATATTCCAATTGTCGCTTACAATGTTTCCGGCGAATACGCCATGGTCAAAGCAGCCGCGCAAAACGGCTGGGTTGATGAAGAGAAAATCGTTCTTGAAACTTTGCTCAGCATGAAACGTGCTGGGGCAGACATTCTCATGTCGTACCACGCAAAAGATGCGGTACGCTGGTTGGAGGGGAAATAAGATGGGATACGAAAATTCTAAACAAGCATTCACAGAAGCAAAACCATTAATGCCAGGCGGCGTCAATAGCCCGGTACGCGCATTTAAATCGGTCAATATGGAACCCATTTTCATGCAATCCGGAAACGGCGCAACCATTACCGATATCGATGGCAATACGTATATCGATTACGTTTTGTCGTGGGGGCCGCTGATTCTTGGCCATGCCCATCCTGAAGTGGTTCAAGCGATCCAGGAGCAGGCAACGCTCGGTACGTCTTTCGGCGCACCGACGATCCTCGAAAACGATATGGCGAAACTAGTGCAAGAGCGCGTGCCGTCGATCGAAATGGTCCGCATGGTCTCATCCGGTACTGAAGCAACGATGAGCGCACTTCGCGTAGCGCGTGGCTATACCGGACGCAACAAGATCCTGAAATTTGAAGGCTGCTACCACGGCCATGGCGATAGCCTATTGATCAAAGCAGGATCGGGTGTCGCGACACTCGGTTTGCCCGATTCACCAGGCGTTCCGGAATCAGTTGCGAAAAACACCATCACGGTGCCTTACAATGATTTGGAAAGCGTGCGTCTCGCATTCCGTGAATTCGGCGACGACTTAGCAGCAGTAATCGTCGAGCCGGTTGCCGGCAATATGGGTGTTGTGCCGCCAACTGAAGGATTCCTTCAAGAGTTGCGCAATTTGACGCATGAAAACGGCACCGTTTTAATCTTCGATGAAGTCATGACCGGCTTCCGCGTCGGTTACAATTGCGCTCAAGGGCATTATAACGTGACGCCTGATATGACTTGCCTTGGCAAAGTCATCGGCGGCGGATTGCCAGTCGGCGCATTCGGCGGCAAGCGCGAAATCATGGAACAAGTGGCACCAAGCGGTTCTATTTATCAGGCAGGTACGTTGTCGGGTAACCCGCTCGCCATGCGTGCAGGCTTTGAGACTTTATCCCATCTTGACGAATCAAGCTACGAAACATTCGTTAAACGTGGTGATGAGCTAGAAAAAGGGTTCCGTGAAGCTGCTGAAAAATACAATATCCCGCATACGGTTAACCGTGCTGGTTCGATGATCGGCTTTTTCTTCACGAACGAGGAAGTGACGAACTTTGAAACGGCTTCGAGTTCCGATCTGGAGTTGTTTGCGGAGTACTACCGTTTGATGACGGAAGAAGGCATTTACTTGCCGCCATCTCAGTTTGAGGGCATGTTCCTATCGACTGCCCATACACCTGAACATATCGAGCGCACAGTTCAAGCATTCCATAACGTGTTTGCGAAGTTGGCCCGATAAGTGAAATATTCCGTCCTCACAGGCCAGTTAAAATGGCTTATGAGGGCGGTTTTTTGTGAATAAATTTAACCTGTGTTTTGAAGATTATTAATTTATAAAGCTCATGGTTTAGCAGTAGTGCTTTACATCGACTAGGCTTTATTATTTTCGAGAAGGTCTATTTCTTTGTGATAGTCTGGTAATATAAAACTAATGTGAATTTTGTTTAGTGAAAGTTGGTAACGCTGTGAAATCATTTCTACTCACTTTGGCCATTGCGCTTACAGCTGGCTTTTTGTTTAGCTTGACCGGCTTGTTTCTGCCCTGGCTGTTAGGGCCGATGGCAGCTTTTCTTATCTTACGGCAACTGACCGATATGAACTTCCGCTGGCCAAAAGTATTCCGGACACTGGGATTATTGCTGCTCGGTGTCCAGATCGGGGCAGCATTCACGCAAGAGGCGGTGCTGCTGATGGGGGCAGATCTGCCGTATATGTTCGTGATGACCATTGCGGTTGTCGCATTTTCCTTACTGCTTGGCCTGTTGTTTCAACGCATGACGCGCGTAACCATGTCGACAGCCTTGCTCGGTTCAATGCCGGGGGGCTTGTCGCAAATGGTGCTGATCGCTGAAGAAGTGAAATCGGCCAATGTCACTGTTGTTTCGGTCATGCAGACCTTTCGCATCTTGCTCATCGTGTTTACCGTGCCGCTTGCCGCAGGATTCTTGTCGGGACGCGTGCCTGGTGATATGACGGAAGCGAGCTTTCGGTTCTCGCCTTATGCGTTTGGCATCGCCCTGGTCGTTGGTTATGTGTTGTACTGGATCATGAAACGCATTTCCTTTCCAGCTCGTGAGTTAATGGCGCCCGTTTTGGCGATGGCACTCGTCCAAACTTTAACCGGCAGTGATTTAGTCGACTTGCCGAGCCTTGTCGTCATCGTCGCGCAAGTACTCATCGGGACGCATCTTGGCTTGTCGATGGAAAAGCTTGGCGATTCCATGGACGGCCGGATTGCGGGTGCCGTTTTCCTAAATACTGTGTTGCTCATCGCGTTTTCGGCAGGTCTCGCTTATGGCTTAGAGCTGCTTTTGCCGGAGTATCTATTTCTCGATTTCTTTTTGAGTGCAGCGCCCGGTGGCATGGCGGAGATGACCATCACAGCACTCGAAGCTGGGGCGGATGTGCCGCTTGTGACAAGCTTTCATTTGTTCCGTTTGTTCTTTATTCTCCTCGTCGCCGCGCCACTCGTTTCTTACTACGTGAAAAAGCTTGACGCTAAATCAGGCTATTGAGTACAATAAGCTTAATAGGATATAGATGCGTAGATGAGGATAGTAAAATGCCGGGAACATTTCAGAGAGAGAGCCGAGTGGTGAGAGGCTTTCATGGACCGCATTTGAATGTCACCTCGGAGCAGTTGCCGTGAAATGAGTAGCGGGAACCGGATGCGAATCCGTTATCGAACTTGAGAGCCAGGCGAATTCTGCCTGTGTATAAAGGTGGTACCGCGAAAAACTCCTTCGTCCTTTACGAGACGACAGGAGTTTTTTTGTATTCATTTTTAAGTTCGACAGAATATGTGCCGTGTGTTGGCCAAGAGGAGGAATTTGGATGAGCAAGCAATTATCAACGAAATACGAACCGCAGGCAATCGAACAAGGGCGTTACGACTGGTGGGTGGACAATAAGTTCTTCGAAGCAAAACCCGAAAGCGGCAAGACGCCGTACACGATCGTCATTCCGCCGCCAAACGTAACCGGCAAATTGCATTTAGGCCATGCATGGGATACCACTTTACAAGACATCATGACACGCATGAAGCGTATGCAAGGCTATGATGCATTGTGGCTACCGGGGATGGACCATGCTGGCATCGCGACACAGGCAAAAGTAGAAGGGAAATTGAAAGA
This is a stretch of genomic DNA from Planococcus maritimus. It encodes these proteins:
- the hemA gene encoding glutamyl-tRNA reductase, with translation MHTLVVGVNYRSAPVSIREKLSFIESELPQAMQALQQQKSILENVIVSTCNRTEIYAVVDQLHTGRFYVKQFLASYFDIPMEQFSQYLFLHEQDEAIDHLFRVTAGIDSMVLGETQILGQVKSSFLAGQEIGTTGTVFNQLFKQAVTLAKRAHNETAIGENAVSVSYAAVELGKKIFGSLKNKHVVILGAGKMGELAIKNLQGSGADRITVINRTFEKAEVLADKFGGTAKPLNQLQCALLEADILISSTGSTDFVIDLELMQFVEKLRKGKPLFMVDIAVPRDMDPRIGDLQNVFLYDIDDMQGIVEANLAERERAAKQIAVMITQEAEQFNDWLGTLGVVPVISALREKALGIQAETMESIENKMPDLTDREKKILNKHTKSIINQLLKEPILQAKEMGTAKKSREQLEMFMQIFGIEEEVEEQREKQALATRQKAERARLEKQQESLQAQENPGYTV
- the ccsA gene encoding cytochrome c biogenesis protein CcsA, yielding MADITMARLHEAMVILYAISLVFYFVDYLYTTKKAIRVAMSLLGAVWLLQTVFLVLYIVETQRFPVLTLFEGIYFYAWLLVTLSLVLRIFYRFDFAVFLINIIGFIFMVIHTFAPVQIERSPVGEALVSELLFIHITFAILSYAAFSLSFVFSALHLLLYRLLKQKKWTKQWSSLPSLGQTEQGMTISILIGIPMLFVSLVLGFQWAIVSLEEFSLLDVKIVGSFVLLIVYSFILWRHRRGNLNGMNYAWAHLYAFLLLLLNFFFGSRLSEFHFWY
- the hemC gene encoding hydroxymethylbilane synthase → MRKIIVGSRRSKLALTQTNQFIDKMKAAGAPFEFEIKEIVTKGDRILDVQLSKVGGKGLFVKEIEEALYAKEIDFAVHSMKDMPAVLPEGLTIGCIPDREDPRDAFISNDHVKLMDLPVGAVVGTSSLRRSSQLLLLRPDLDVQWIRGNIDTRLSKLHAGDFDAIILAAAGLKRMGWGDDIVTEFMKTEDCLPAIGQGALAIECREGDEELLAELAKITDKETELAVTAERKFLKDMNGSCQVPIAGYATVSGDEVSFTGLISSPEADQVYKESAAGKDPVEAGRIVAEKISAQGGYDLIQRVIAESNV
- a CDS encoding uroporphyrinogen-III synthase, which produces MYKKKPVIIFTGSRLPKEAAELAQQIGAQVEYFPLIETVLRDTSAPDFGRYGWLIFTSRNSAEAFCKLRPKTSAKIAAVGDKTAEMLEANGYSVDFIPTTFSADVFVREFPDIAGKERCLFVRGALAKDTILSMSLEIDEWTVYDTVKKHSNAQALAEMSDVTIIFASPSAVAAYTEAGGNFKGIRTAAIGHITERAIVEAGGDVDFRPETYTYLEIIQSIAKGSCSL
- the hemB gene encoding porphobilinogen synthase, with the protein product MKDLKFDRHRRLRGSANLRAMVRETSIQKEDFIYPIFVVEGEEYKKEISSMPGVYHYSIDRLGEELDEVVELGIPSVILFGVPKDKDPVGSQAYHDHAITQEAIRFAKQRHPELVVIADTCLCQYTDHGHCGVIEDGVILNDESLDLLARTAVSQAKAGADIIAPSNMMDGFVAAIRYGLDEAGFSHIPIMSYGVKYASAYYGPFREAAHSTPQFGDRKTYQMDPANRMEALREASSDVNEGADFMIVKPALSYLDIIREVRDNFDIPIVAYNVSGEYAMVKAAAQNGWVDEEKIVLETLLSMKRAGADILMSYHAKDAVRWLEGK
- the hemL gene encoding glutamate-1-semialdehyde 2,1-aminomutase, which produces MGYENSKQAFTEAKPLMPGGVNSPVRAFKSVNMEPIFMQSGNGATITDIDGNTYIDYVLSWGPLILGHAHPEVVQAIQEQATLGTSFGAPTILENDMAKLVQERVPSIEMVRMVSSGTEATMSALRVARGYTGRNKILKFEGCYHGHGDSLLIKAGSGVATLGLPDSPGVPESVAKNTITVPYNDLESVRLAFREFGDDLAAVIVEPVAGNMGVVPPTEGFLQELRNLTHENGTVLIFDEVMTGFRVGYNCAQGHYNVTPDMTCLGKVIGGGLPVGAFGGKREIMEQVAPSGSIYQAGTLSGNPLAMRAGFETLSHLDESSYETFVKRGDELEKGFREAAEKYNIPHTVNRAGSMIGFFFTNEEVTNFETASSSDLELFAEYYRLMTEEGIYLPPSQFEGMFLSTAHTPEHIERTVQAFHNVFAKLAR
- a CDS encoding AbrB family transcriptional regulator, yielding MKSFLLTLAIALTAGFLFSLTGLFLPWLLGPMAAFLILRQLTDMNFRWPKVFRTLGLLLLGVQIGAAFTQEAVLLMGADLPYMFVMTIAVVAFSLLLGLLFQRMTRVTMSTALLGSMPGGLSQMVLIAEEVKSANVTVVSVMQTFRILLIVFTVPLAAGFLSGRVPGDMTEASFRFSPYAFGIALVVGYVLYWIMKRISFPARELMAPVLAMALVQTLTGSDLVDLPSLVVIVAQVLIGTHLGLSMEKLGDSMDGRIAGAVFLNTVLLIAFSAGLAYGLELLLPEYLFLDFFLSAAPGGMAEMTITALEAGADVPLVTSFHLFRLFFILLVAAPLVSYYVKKLDAKSGY